One window from the genome of Carcharodon carcharias isolate sCarCar2 chromosome 9, sCarCar2.pri, whole genome shotgun sequence encodes:
- the rhocb gene encoding rho-related GTP-binding protein RhoA-D isoform X1, translated as MKLSPPPEMAAIRKKLVIVGDGACGKTCLLIVFSKDQFPEVYVPTVFENYIADIEVDGKQVELALWDTAGQEDYDRLRPLSYPDTDVILMCFSIDSPDSLENIPEKWTPEVKHFCPSVPIILVGNKKDLRNDENTRKELAKMKQEPVKPEEGRDMTNKISAFGYMECSAKTKEGVREVFEMATRAALQVKHKKRRKCVLL; from the exons ATGAAG CTTTCCCCACCCCCAGAGATGGCAGCCATTCGGAAAAAGTTggttattgttggagatggtgcttGTGGCAAGACATGCCTTCTGATTGTGTTCAGTAAGGATCAGTTCCCTGAGGTTTATGTACCAACTGTCTTTGAAAACTACATTGCAGACATTGAAGTGGATGGCAAACAG GTTGAACTTGCACTCTGGGATACAGCTGGGCAAGAAGACTATGATCGACTCCGACCACTCTCCTACCCTGACACTGATGTTATTTTAATGTGCTTCTCAATTGATAGCCCAGACAGCTTGG AAAATATCCCTGAGAAATGGACACCTGAAGTGAAGCATTTTTGTCCCAGTGTGCCTATAATTCTAGTTGGAAACAAGAAGGACTTGAGAAATGATGAGAACACACGAAAAGAGCTTGCAAAAATGAAGCAG GAACCTGTGAAGCCAGAGGAGGGACGAGACATGACCAACAAAATTAGTGCTTTTGGCTACATGGAGTGCTCTGCCAAAACAAAGGAAGGAGTTCGGGAAGTCTTTGAGATGGCCACGCGGGCTGCATTACAAGTCAAACACAAGAAGAGACGCAAGTGTGTACTGTTGTAG
- the rhocb gene encoding rho-related GTP-binding protein RhoA-D isoform X2 has product MAAIRKKLVIVGDGACGKTCLLIVFSKDQFPEVYVPTVFENYIADIEVDGKQVELALWDTAGQEDYDRLRPLSYPDTDVILMCFSIDSPDSLENIPEKWTPEVKHFCPSVPIILVGNKKDLRNDENTRKELAKMKQEPVKPEEGRDMTNKISAFGYMECSAKTKEGVREVFEMATRAALQVKHKKRRKCVLL; this is encoded by the exons ATGGCAGCCATTCGGAAAAAGTTggttattgttggagatggtgcttGTGGCAAGACATGCCTTCTGATTGTGTTCAGTAAGGATCAGTTCCCTGAGGTTTATGTACCAACTGTCTTTGAAAACTACATTGCAGACATTGAAGTGGATGGCAAACAG GTTGAACTTGCACTCTGGGATACAGCTGGGCAAGAAGACTATGATCGACTCCGACCACTCTCCTACCCTGACACTGATGTTATTTTAATGTGCTTCTCAATTGATAGCCCAGACAGCTTGG AAAATATCCCTGAGAAATGGACACCTGAAGTGAAGCATTTTTGTCCCAGTGTGCCTATAATTCTAGTTGGAAACAAGAAGGACTTGAGAAATGATGAGAACACACGAAAAGAGCTTGCAAAAATGAAGCAG GAACCTGTGAAGCCAGAGGAGGGACGAGACATGACCAACAAAATTAGTGCTTTTGGCTACATGGAGTGCTCTGCCAAAACAAAGGAAGGAGTTCGGGAAGTCTTTGAGATGGCCACGCGGGCTGCATTACAAGTCAAACACAAGAAGAGACGCAAGTGTGTACTGTTGTAG